One window of the Stegostoma tigrinum isolate sSteTig4 chromosome 16, sSteTig4.hap1, whole genome shotgun sequence genome contains the following:
- the LOC125459760 gene encoding cadherin-5-like isoform X2 — protein MFGTMFPLWLLIYSIGWAVQSGLSLKVNSSDPKSDWIWNQLASWEGATEPRQIGKIESGRHELGKTKYELRGEGVGTIFKVNPDTGNIIVFRELDREKKDRYKLEGFVMDIKSKKQVGPSTNFTINVLDLNDNAPIFTKDPFNGTVPEMSSTGTSILTVSAHDPDDPTVGKHTEVTYKILSNEKTFSIDPMTGIIRVVNPNLDRERKKDYQIIVQAKDMGLDQGGMSSTVTVYISLTDINDNAPYFPHSQYNYSVLEDATIGSTVNRVKAKDLDEGENAKILYTIVSRNSMFDIKTDPRTQEGVITIKKRLDFERQRQHRIELEAENPTLVKGKTYKTKAVVVIDVLDVDEPPVFSRADYAFTVSENRPANTSVGRVLAKDPDQAKNSIWFSLIDGTEFFTIGKENGMIKTRVELDREDVAWHNITVAGHEADFTSYTQVTIKVLDENDNAPTLAENYNPHVCEDDAVGTVIQMISAVDLDEITPAVRFHFRIAEKDSNFSVKDNGNNTANITVKQAGFDQNEASKFSLLINISDNGNPSLRSTEKLEINVCSCDRDRNPINCRHFAPLTSGVTVTVLLIVFLCIIAAIMLVVPIVYHKMQKKNAFVGLVKPPGEIREQLVRYDEEGGGEMDTHSFDITVLNSLRVNGPQPAQTMNCSPVYAPIRKPNNDMGSVVRMKKDEADGDRDGLPYDTLHVYGYEGADSVADSLSSLDISSIDSEQDYDFLNDWGPRFQMLAELYGSDPYRKTGEY, from the exons ATGTTCGGGACAATGTTTCCCCTGTGGCTACTGATCTACAGTATTGGTTGGGCAGTACAATCAGGGCTAAGCCTCAAAGTCAACAGCAGTGACCCAAAATCAGACTGGATCTGGAACCAGCTCGCTAGCTGGGAGGGTGCAACTGAACCCAGGCAAATCGGAAAG ATAGAATCAGGAAGACACGAGTTGGGAAAAACGAAATATGAGCTACGTGGTGAGGGCGTAGGCACGATATTTAAGGTGAATCCCGACACTGGAAACATTATCGTGTTCAGAGAGTTGGATCGAGAAAAGAAGGATCGTTACAAACTAGAAGGATTTGTGATGGACATAAAGTCTAAGAAGCAAGTGGGTCCTTCGACAAACTTTACTATTAATGTTCTGGACCTGAATGACAATGCACCAATATTTACAAAAGATCCATTTAATGGAACTGTTCCTGAGATGTCCAGCACAG GAACTTCCATTCTCACTGTTAGTGCTCATGATCCGGACGACCCAACCGTTGGCAAACACACAGAAGTGACCTACAAGATTCTGAGCAATGAGAAGACTTTCTCCATTGATCCGATGACGG GAATCATACGCGTTGTGAACCCTAATCTGGACAGGGAGAGGAAGAAAGACTATCAGATCATCGTCCAAGCCAAGGACATGGGTCTTGATCAAGGAGGAATGAGCTCAACTGTGACAGTATACATCTCTCTGACTGACATCAATGACAATGCACCCTACTTCCCACACA GTCAATACAACTATTCGGTTTTAGAGGATGCCACAATTGGAAGTACAGTAAATCGAGTGAAAGCCAAGGACCTGGATGAAGGAGAGAATGCAAAAATATTGTACACAATTGTCAGTCGCAACAGTATGTTTGACATCAAAACAGACCCACGTACGCAAGAAGGTGTTATAACAATAAAGAAG CGTCTGGACTTTGAAAGGCAGCGACAGCACAGGATTGAATTGGAAGCAGAAAACCCCACCTTAGTGAAGGGGAAGACGTACAAGACGAAAGCCGTGGTTGTCATTGATGTGCTGGATGTGGATGAGCCTCCGGTGTTCAGCCGAGCTGACTACGCGTTCACCGTCAGTGAAAACCGGCCCGCTAACACCTCTGTCGGGAGAGTTTTAGCTAAAGATCCGGACCAGGCCAAAAACAGCATCTG GTTCTCATTAATAGATGGGACAGAATTTTTTACAATTGGGAAAGAAAACGGAATGATTAAAACCAGAGTGGAGCTGGATCGGGAAGACGTTGCATGGCACAACATCACAGTGGCAGGCCATGAAGCTG ATTTCACATCCTATACTCAAGTCACAATTAAAGTGCTAGATGAAAATGATAATGCTCCAACTTTGGCTGAAAATTACAATCCCCATGTCTGTGAAGATGATGCAGTTGGAACG GTTATCCAAATGATCTCTGCTGTTGATCTCGATGAAATTACTCCGGCTGTCAGATTTCATTTCAGGATAGCGGAGAAGGACAGCAATTTCTCAGTCAAGGACAACGGCA ATAACACGGCAAATATCACTGTCAAACAGGCAGGCTTTGATCAAAACGAGGCCAGCAAGTTCTCATTGCTGATAAACATCTCTGACAATGGGAATCCATCCCTGCGCAGCACCGAGAAACTGGAGATTAACGTGTGCTCCTGCGACCGAGACAGGAATCCAATAAACTGCCGGCACTTTGCTCCGCTCACCTCAGGAGTCACCGTCACTGTCCTGCTGATTGTCTTCCTCTGCATCATCGCTGCTATCA TGCTGGTAGTGCCGATAGTCTATCACAAGATGCAGAAGAAGAATGCTTTTGTCGGGCTGGTGAAGCCTCCGGGTGAAATCCGGGAGCAGTTGGTGAGGTACGATGAAGAAGGAGGTGGAGAGATGGACACCCACAGCTTCGACATCACGGTGCTCAACTCCCTGCGTGTAAACGGCCCCCAGCCAGCCCAGACCATGAACTGCAGCCCCGTTTATGCCCCCATCAGGAAGCCCAACAACGACATGGGCTCAGTGGTCAGGATGAAGAAGGATGAAGCAGACGGCGACAGAGATGGTCTGCCCTACGACACGCTCCACGTCTACGGCTACGAAGGTGCGGACTCAGTCGCCGATTCACTGAGCTCCCTTGACATCTCCTCCATCGACTCTGAACAGGATTACGACTTTCTCAATGACTGGGGACCCCGGTTTCAAATGCTGGCCGAACTTTACGGATCAGATCCGTATAGGAAGACTGGAGAATATTGA
- the LOC125459760 gene encoding cadherin-5-like isoform X1, giving the protein MFGTMFPLWLLIYSIGWAVQSGLSLKVNSSDPKSDWIWNQLASWEGATEPRQIGKIESGRHELGKTKYELRGEGVGTIFKVNPDTGNIIVFRELDREKKDRYKLEGFVMDIKSKKQVGPSTNFTINVLDLNDNAPIFTKDPFNGTVPEMSSTGTSILTVSAHDPDDPTVGKHTEVTYKILSNEKTFSIDPMTGIIRVVNPNLDRERKKDYQIIVQAKDMGLDQGGMSSTVTVYISLTDINDNAPYFPHSQYNYSVLEDATIGSTVNRVKAKDLDEGENAKILYTIVSRNSMFDIKTDPRTQEGVITIKKRLDFERQRQHRIELEAENPTLVKGKTYKTKAVVVIDVLDVDEPPVFSRADYAFTVSENRPANTSVGRVLAKDPDQAKNSIWFSLIDGTEFFTIGKENGMIKTRVELDREDVAWHNITVAGHEAGKSNFTSYTQVTIKVLDENDNAPTLAENYNPHVCEDDAVGTVIQMISAVDLDEITPAVRFHFRIAEKDSNFSVKDNGNNTANITVKQAGFDQNEASKFSLLINISDNGNPSLRSTEKLEINVCSCDRDRNPINCRHFAPLTSGVTVTVLLIVFLCIIAAIMLVVPIVYHKMQKKNAFVGLVKPPGEIREQLVRYDEEGGGEMDTHSFDITVLNSLRVNGPQPAQTMNCSPVYAPIRKPNNDMGSVVRMKKDEADGDRDGLPYDTLHVYGYEGADSVADSLSSLDISSIDSEQDYDFLNDWGPRFQMLAELYGSDPYRKTGEY; this is encoded by the exons ATGTTCGGGACAATGTTTCCCCTGTGGCTACTGATCTACAGTATTGGTTGGGCAGTACAATCAGGGCTAAGCCTCAAAGTCAACAGCAGTGACCCAAAATCAGACTGGATCTGGAACCAGCTCGCTAGCTGGGAGGGTGCAACTGAACCCAGGCAAATCGGAAAG ATAGAATCAGGAAGACACGAGTTGGGAAAAACGAAATATGAGCTACGTGGTGAGGGCGTAGGCACGATATTTAAGGTGAATCCCGACACTGGAAACATTATCGTGTTCAGAGAGTTGGATCGAGAAAAGAAGGATCGTTACAAACTAGAAGGATTTGTGATGGACATAAAGTCTAAGAAGCAAGTGGGTCCTTCGACAAACTTTACTATTAATGTTCTGGACCTGAATGACAATGCACCAATATTTACAAAAGATCCATTTAATGGAACTGTTCCTGAGATGTCCAGCACAG GAACTTCCATTCTCACTGTTAGTGCTCATGATCCGGACGACCCAACCGTTGGCAAACACACAGAAGTGACCTACAAGATTCTGAGCAATGAGAAGACTTTCTCCATTGATCCGATGACGG GAATCATACGCGTTGTGAACCCTAATCTGGACAGGGAGAGGAAGAAAGACTATCAGATCATCGTCCAAGCCAAGGACATGGGTCTTGATCAAGGAGGAATGAGCTCAACTGTGACAGTATACATCTCTCTGACTGACATCAATGACAATGCACCCTACTTCCCACACA GTCAATACAACTATTCGGTTTTAGAGGATGCCACAATTGGAAGTACAGTAAATCGAGTGAAAGCCAAGGACCTGGATGAAGGAGAGAATGCAAAAATATTGTACACAATTGTCAGTCGCAACAGTATGTTTGACATCAAAACAGACCCACGTACGCAAGAAGGTGTTATAACAATAAAGAAG CGTCTGGACTTTGAAAGGCAGCGACAGCACAGGATTGAATTGGAAGCAGAAAACCCCACCTTAGTGAAGGGGAAGACGTACAAGACGAAAGCCGTGGTTGTCATTGATGTGCTGGATGTGGATGAGCCTCCGGTGTTCAGCCGAGCTGACTACGCGTTCACCGTCAGTGAAAACCGGCCCGCTAACACCTCTGTCGGGAGAGTTTTAGCTAAAGATCCGGACCAGGCCAAAAACAGCATCTG GTTCTCATTAATAGATGGGACAGAATTTTTTACAATTGGGAAAGAAAACGGAATGATTAAAACCAGAGTGGAGCTGGATCGGGAAGACGTTGCATGGCACAACATCACAGTGGCAGGCCATGAAGCTGGTAAAAGCA ATTTCACATCCTATACTCAAGTCACAATTAAAGTGCTAGATGAAAATGATAATGCTCCAACTTTGGCTGAAAATTACAATCCCCATGTCTGTGAAGATGATGCAGTTGGAACG GTTATCCAAATGATCTCTGCTGTTGATCTCGATGAAATTACTCCGGCTGTCAGATTTCATTTCAGGATAGCGGAGAAGGACAGCAATTTCTCAGTCAAGGACAACGGCA ATAACACGGCAAATATCACTGTCAAACAGGCAGGCTTTGATCAAAACGAGGCCAGCAAGTTCTCATTGCTGATAAACATCTCTGACAATGGGAATCCATCCCTGCGCAGCACCGAGAAACTGGAGATTAACGTGTGCTCCTGCGACCGAGACAGGAATCCAATAAACTGCCGGCACTTTGCTCCGCTCACCTCAGGAGTCACCGTCACTGTCCTGCTGATTGTCTTCCTCTGCATCATCGCTGCTATCA TGCTGGTAGTGCCGATAGTCTATCACAAGATGCAGAAGAAGAATGCTTTTGTCGGGCTGGTGAAGCCTCCGGGTGAAATCCGGGAGCAGTTGGTGAGGTACGATGAAGAAGGAGGTGGAGAGATGGACACCCACAGCTTCGACATCACGGTGCTCAACTCCCTGCGTGTAAACGGCCCCCAGCCAGCCCAGACCATGAACTGCAGCCCCGTTTATGCCCCCATCAGGAAGCCCAACAACGACATGGGCTCAGTGGTCAGGATGAAGAAGGATGAAGCAGACGGCGACAGAGATGGTCTGCCCTACGACACGCTCCACGTCTACGGCTACGAAGGTGCGGACTCAGTCGCCGATTCACTGAGCTCCCTTGACATCTCCTCCATCGACTCTGAACAGGATTACGACTTTCTCAATGACTGGGGACCCCGGTTTCAAATGCTGGCCGAACTTTACGGATCAGATCCGTATAGGAAGACTGGAGAATATTGA